One segment of Haloplanus natans DSM 17983 DNA contains the following:
- a CDS encoding plastocyanin/azurin family copper-binding protein, translating into MRRRGVLRLGGAGLVALAGCSSVGGSADAKRVSMAGDFTYDPERLGVDAGTTVRWVNHDDVGHTVTAYGGKVPADDAYFASGGFESERAARNDITGGVVAPDDAYEHTFATAGTYDYFCVPHEGSGMTGRVVVR; encoded by the coding sequence ATGAGACGCCGAGGCGTCCTTCGACTCGGCGGGGCGGGGCTCGTCGCCCTCGCCGGCTGTTCGTCCGTCGGCGGATCGGCCGACGCGAAGCGCGTCTCGATGGCCGGCGACTTCACGTACGACCCGGAACGCCTCGGCGTCGACGCCGGGACGACCGTCCGTTGGGTCAACCACGACGACGTGGGACACACGGTGACAGCCTACGGCGGGAAGGTTCCGGCCGACGACGCTTACTTCGCCAGCGGCGGGTTCGAGTCCGAACGCGCCGCGCGAAACGACATCACCGGCGGCGTCGTCGCCCCGGACGACGCCTACGAACACACGTTCGCCACCGCCGGCACCTACGACTACTTCTGTGTCCCACACGAGGGGTCGGGCATGACCGGTCGCGTCGTCGTCCGCTAG
- a CDS encoding DUF7122 family protein: MKNDGQRFDRLPATAADREVAGRATRREVIEWWVDRFGVPADTFDGDTFWEKGAGKVWIFAADLPTPTAVEGLGMTFLRTRQEHWKPTTNAVQRFGREATRNVITLEEADARRFLAGDDLEPEWDGDWGYLIVAHELAGGAEPIGVGLYVHDELRSVVPKGRRASLSPPE, encoded by the coding sequence ATGAAAAACGACGGCCAGCGCTTCGACCGCCTGCCCGCCACGGCCGCCGACCGCGAGGTAGCGGGGCGAGCGACCCGGCGCGAGGTGATCGAGTGGTGGGTCGACCGATTCGGCGTGCCCGCAGACACGTTCGACGGCGACACCTTCTGGGAGAAGGGCGCGGGGAAGGTGTGGATCTTCGCCGCCGATCTGCCTACCCCCACCGCTGTGGAGGGTCTCGGCATGACGTTCCTGCGCACCCGACAGGAACACTGGAAGCCGACGACCAACGCCGTCCAGCGGTTCGGACGGGAAGCGACACGGAACGTCATCACGCTCGAGGAAGCCGACGCCCGGCGCTTTCTCGCCGGCGATGACCTCGAACCCGAGTGGGACGGCGACTGGGGCTATCTGATCGTCGCTCACGAACTCGCGGGCGGCGCCGAACCCATCGGCGTCGGCCTCTACGTCCACGACGAGTTGCGGTCGGTGGTGCCGAAAGGGCGGCGTGCGTCGTTGTCGCCGCCGGAGTAA
- a CDS encoding multicopper oxidase domain-containing protein — protein sequence MPSTTYGRARALTERLETRLADSLESELTTTRRAVLGGLGLAGGSALAGVGRADRHDASAGHDEDDHRHGNFGAVGEYRDLDFDPHDYLRRFNTGNGESENVPQDVYEEDGRTVREFTLTAIDTSVAIAPGIEFSAWAYNGQVPGPTLRAVEGDLIRVHFENLGRHAHTIHPHLRNPNPAMDGVPTNGPGVLDTGESYTYEWIAQPAGCHFYHCHSLPLKEHIHRGLYGAIVVDPDPVRVAERPAEYCDFHSSQITEELRADLVSEAESRNHESAANDAVDEMVMVMNGFDTNFDGGNEVYAVNTRAFAYGVGETDGEGNWAAGETKHPIQIDRTRRQRVYLINAIEFDLVNSFHTHSQFFDYYDHGTTLRPTHETIDTIMQCQAQRGILELDYSTHDPGLYMFHAHQSEFAELGWMSFFEVV from the coding sequence ATGCCCTCGACGACGTACGGGCGTGCACGGGCGCTCACCGAACGACTCGAGACGCGGTTGGCCGATTCGCTCGAATCGGAGTTGACGACCACTCGACGGGCGGTCCTCGGCGGCCTCGGACTCGCCGGCGGGTCGGCCCTGGCCGGCGTCGGCCGGGCGGATCGCCACGACGCCTCGGCGGGCCACGACGAGGACGACCACCGCCACGGCAACTTCGGCGCCGTCGGCGAGTACCGCGACCTCGATTTCGATCCGCACGACTACCTCAGGCGGTTCAACACCGGGAACGGCGAGAGCGAGAACGTCCCGCAGGACGTCTACGAGGAGGACGGCCGGACGGTCCGGGAGTTCACGCTCACCGCCATCGATACGTCCGTCGCTATCGCGCCGGGCATCGAGTTCTCGGCGTGGGCGTACAACGGGCAGGTGCCCGGTCCCACGCTCCGCGCCGTCGAGGGCGACCTGATCCGCGTCCACTTCGAGAACCTCGGGCGCCACGCCCACACCATCCACCCGCATCTGCGGAACCCGAACCCAGCGATGGACGGGGTTCCGACCAACGGCCCCGGCGTCCTCGACACCGGCGAGTCCTACACCTACGAGTGGATCGCCCAGCCCGCGGGCTGTCACTTCTATCACTGCCACTCGCTCCCGCTCAAGGAGCACATCCACCGCGGCCTCTACGGCGCGATCGTCGTCGATCCCGACCCCGTACGGGTCGCCGAGCGACCCGCGGAGTACTGCGATTTCCACTCCTCACAGATCACCGAGGAACTCCGCGCCGACCTCGTCAGCGAGGCGGAGTCGCGGAACCACGAGTCCGCCGCAAACGACGCCGTCGACGAGATGGTGATGGTGATGAACGGCTTCGACACGAACTTCGACGGGGGTAACGAGGTGTACGCGGTCAACACCCGCGCGTTCGCCTACGGCGTCGGCGAGACTGACGGCGAGGGCAACTGGGCGGCCGGCGAGACGAAACACCCCATCCAGATCGACCGGACACGTCGCCAGCGGGTGTATCTCATCAACGCCATCGAGTTCGACCTCGTCAACTCCTTTCACACCCACTCGCAGTTCTTCGACTACTACGACCACGGGACCACGTTGCGACCGACCCACGAGACGATCGATACGATCATGCAGTGTCAGGCACAGCGAGGCATCCTCGAACTGGACTACTCGACCCACGACCCCGGCCTGTATATGTTCCACGCCCACCAGTCCGAGTTCGCCGAACTCGGGTGGATGAGCTTCTTCGAGGTGGTCTGA
- a CDS encoding ZIP family metal transporter has translation MSKSTDGGTLHRADRPLGLPRWVAAALPVVLLALIVVGFVVTSPFASLDAGGDPLPDVTVTHTTLPDDETVVLHVTNNGPDSVTISQVLVAEAYWNFDVRGAGGDATLAPRQSARVVVPYHWNPGWDLEFALVLSDGSTVHHSLVAPSESPGLTTDLLVTMVVIGLFVGVIPVALGMLWFPFLQSMSDRWLHAILAFSAGILVFLAFDAGFEAFELADRVPGAFEGPALVALGILGALLAVQSVSAWREGRAADGDERARSGLWIAYLVALGIGLHNLAEGLAIGSSFALGRVSLGAFLVIGFMIHNVTEGPAVVAPVARGERPPLSQFAALGALAGAPVILGGWLGSLAYSPTLGALFLAVGVGAILQVVWELRGMIGRRGRTGTALNLVAFLVGLVVMYATDLLVAL, from the coding sequence ATGAGCAAATCCACCGACGGCGGAACGCTACACCGAGCCGACCGGCCGCTTGGCCTGCCGCGCTGGGTCGCGGCCGCCCTCCCCGTCGTCTTACTGGCGCTCATCGTCGTCGGTTTCGTCGTCACAAGCCCGTTCGCGTCGCTCGATGCCGGCGGCGACCCCCTGCCCGACGTGACGGTGACCCACACCACCCTGCCGGACGACGAGACGGTCGTTCTCCACGTCACGAACAACGGCCCCGACTCGGTGACGATTTCGCAGGTGCTCGTCGCCGAGGCGTACTGGAACTTCGACGTGCGGGGCGCGGGCGGGGACGCCACGCTCGCCCCCCGGCAGAGCGCGCGGGTGGTCGTTCCGTACCACTGGAACCCCGGCTGGGACCTCGAGTTCGCGCTCGTCCTCTCGGACGGGTCGACGGTCCACCACTCCCTCGTCGCGCCCAGCGAGTCGCCGGGGCTGACGACCGACCTCCTCGTGACGATGGTCGTCATCGGCCTGTTCGTCGGCGTCATCCCCGTCGCCCTGGGGATGCTGTGGTTCCCCTTCCTGCAGTCGATGAGCGACCGCTGGCTCCACGCCATCCTCGCCTTTTCAGCCGGCATCCTCGTCTTCCTCGCGTTCGACGCCGGATTCGAGGCGTTCGAACTCGCCGACCGGGTGCCCGGCGCGTTCGAGGGGCCGGCGCTCGTTGCCCTCGGCATCCTCGGTGCCCTCCTCGCGGTGCAGTCGGTCAGCGCGTGGCGTGAGGGGCGGGCGGCGGACGGCGACGAACGCGCACGGAGCGGGCTCTGGATCGCCTATCTCGTCGCTCTCGGCATCGGCCTCCACAACCTCGCGGAGGGTCTCGCCATCGGGAGTTCGTTCGCCCTCGGCCGCGTCTCGCTCGGCGCCTTCCTCGTCATCGGGTTCATGATCCACAACGTGACGGAGGGTCCTGCCGTGGTGGCGCCCGTCGCCCGCGGCGAGCGCCCACCGCTGTCGCAGTTCGCCGCTCTGGGTGCCCTCGCAGGAGCGCCCGTCATCCTCGGCGGGTGGCTGGGCAGTCTGGCCTACTCGCCGACGCTCGGGGCGCTCTTTCTCGCCGTCGGCGTCGGCGCCATCCTGCAGGTCGTCTGGGAACTCCGCGGGATGATCGGCCGCCGTGGCCGCACTGGGACGGCGCTCAACCTCGTCGCCTTCCTCGTCGGTCTCGTCGTGATGTACGCCACCGACCTCCTCGTCGCGCTATGA
- a CDS encoding alpha/beta fold hydrolase, translated as MAYFEATDGVPIYYTDRGEGDPVLLIHGWTMNSTYWWQRNVDALAEEHRVVAMDLRGHGKSGKTDAGHTLAGYARDVRGLIDHLDLDGVTPVGWSMGTAVILNYVDQFGTDGLSKVVFVDQSPKFHTDDGWEHGLLGEFSGEAATELATNLEYNRPSAGKPFVQAMFADTIDDRLVDEMYAETTKTPTGVTVDIFLDMTYSDLRPVVSEVDVPALLIYGEQSDIFPTDVGAWLEDAMPNATHVPFTDSGHCPFWEEAERFNEEVARFV; from the coding sequence ATGGCGTATTTCGAAGCTACCGACGGCGTACCGATCTACTACACCGACCGCGGTGAAGGCGACCCAGTTCTCCTGATTCACGGGTGGACGATGAACTCGACGTACTGGTGGCAGCGCAACGTCGACGCCCTCGCCGAGGAGCACCGGGTCGTCGCGATGGACCTCCGGGGTCACGGCAAGTCGGGGAAGACGGACGCGGGGCATACGCTCGCGGGGTACGCCCGCGACGTACGCGGGTTGATCGACCACCTCGACCTCGACGGCGTGACGCCCGTCGGGTGGTCGATGGGAACGGCGGTGATCCTCAACTACGTCGACCAGTTCGGGACCGACGGGCTGTCGAAGGTTGTCTTCGTCGACCAGAGCCCGAAGTTCCACACCGACGACGGGTGGGAGCACGGCCTGTTGGGCGAGTTCTCGGGGGAGGCGGCGACGGAACTCGCGACCAACTTGGAGTACAACCGGCCGTCGGCCGGCAAGCCGTTCGTGCAGGCGATGTTCGCCGACACGATCGACGACCGCCTCGTCGACGAGATGTACGCCGAGACGACGAAGACGCCGACGGGCGTCACCGTCGATATCTTCCTCGATATGACGTACTCGGATCTCCGGCCCGTGGTGAGCGAGGTGGACGTGCCCGCGCTCCTGATCTACGGCGAGCAAAGCGACATCTTTCCGACGGACGTGGGTGCGTGGCTCGAAGACGCGATGCCGAACGCGACCCACGTCCCCTTCACGGACAGCGGCCACTGCCCGTTCTGGGAGGAAGCGGAACGGTTCAACGAGGAGGTCGCCCGGTTCGTCTAG